The Salvelinus fontinalis isolate EN_2023a chromosome 13, ASM2944872v1, whole genome shotgun sequence DNA segment CACTTTCACCAATGGTTCTCCTCTCTTTATTTGCTGTGTAATGTAACTGGAAGTATTCCCGAGGAGTCACTTTAAGATGTTTACTTTGCCAAGTGCTTGACGCACTTCTGACTAGAGACCCGCTCCCATGATCTCTCTAACCAGAGCACATATCAGACAAGCTGGCCGTCtcccactgttctgttctgtcccgagAGTTAGAGCCTTACAGCACTACAGTAATCCATGTGCCAGTACCTTGGTCTGTCGTGGCATGTATTTATATCAATGGTAGAGCTATCTGGAATAACCTTTTGTACCATAGTGTAAAGCTGGTCCTAGAAGACTGCCTTGTATGCTCGTTTTCGCCCCTAGCCATCTTAGGTCTCACTTTAGTTAGCGGACTGAACTGTCTACTAAAATTTCTCTGGGAATCTGTTCTTACGGGGTAAGAACTAATTGGTGGAAAATGCCATTCTCCTTGGTAACGAATAGGAATGATCTGCTATCTACTCATCGTACTGTGTCTAAAAGGGAAGAGTTCTCAAGCGCTAGGTTAGATGGTATCTAGATAAGTTGGACTGGGTAATTATGCAGTAGCAGAGTAATTTAGTCTGAATCTTGGGAGTCTGGGCCTCATGGTTGAATTTATGGGTCACTACTCAAAGTGCCAGTCAATGTGATGTCCCCACTACAGAAACAGCAGTGGTTTGAAGTGGGTTACTGCCACTTCGTTCTTCTTTCATTCTGCTTGAGCTACAGGTCTCTTTAATTTTCTAAAACCATCCTTTTGGTTTCATCATCTAGAAAAACATTTTGAGGACTTGGGACAAGCACTGGGCTGATGTAAATCGAGTCTTTTTGTTTGTCAGATCATTGAATCTTAACTCCATGGCTGTCATGGTTATTGTTGAGGAGGAGCAGACGGGAGCTGGCGCCTACCAGATGTTAAAACCCAGTATCTAGCTAATTGATCGGCCCTTGTTAACGCGTGTCCTCCCTAGGCTCGGGAAAAGCCGAGCCATTTGTAATCGGGGGtcctttttttgtttttctttccCCTTATTCTCAGTGTAATATCCAAAGCAACAGGGAGTACTTTTATTACTGGGAGAAAGGAAAGCACAAGTTACTGGACAGAACTGGGTGTCTATAATAAAAGGGATTCCTTGATCTCTGCCATTTATGTACAGCATGttttgtatataaatatatatatttaaaaaatatatatacataaatctattttattattattggatTTCTGGTTCTTTTTCATGGAAGACACTATGTTGAGTCTTCGGGGAGGTTCTCTCTTGTGTTTTCCCCTCAGAAGAGAGATCCGTCTCCTGAGGAAGGACGTTCTTCACATTGAATCATGCAGTTTGGGAAGAATCGATTAATACTTCTTTTGCACAAATGTTGTATAATAGTACACCATCCCATATGTTTTTTATTGTAATTATTTtagttattggggggggggatgTTTTATTTAAAAACTGTATGCCGATATATTCAAAGTTCTGTACAGTTttctgtgaccccccccccccccccctctatttaAATTAAAGCTTTTTGTGTCATCATTTGCTAATTAAATGCTATGAGTGCTTTCATTTGACCTTTCCCCTGTCTTCTTTTCTCTATCAGCCTTTGTCGGACAATGTTATCATCATTTGAATATTGATTCAGAACAGCAGAACACCTGTCTTGAACAGAAACCCGAGCACATTCCAGTCAAACATTTTATTAGCAACAAATGTTACAGTTTATCAAGTATTCTATGTGGGAAATATTTCAATAGTGGGAACCAATGTCTATCTGCAGGGCACGGTGAGGTAACTCTCTTCATTCCCCAATGGAATGCACGCTCATTCCTAACACATTTTATGAAACAAATGTTCAATTGAATGAGTTGTACAGTGTGAGTTgaatctttttttgttgttgtagaatGCATCCGGGCGTTTGTCTTCCTTGGATCGAGGGATCAAACAAAGGAGCGTTTGATCAGAGAGGGAGTGTACCTTATCTCGTTATAacactcctcttccttcccctccgtCCACTTCCTCTTCTGGCCAGAGCGATGGAGCCACACTACTAGCACCAGCAGGGACAGCAGCACCAGGGCCATGGACAGGGTCAACAACACCCCCTGGAGGATCCCCGGGGAGCTGGCTGGAGCTGCCGAGAGGGAGCGCGGTACTCAGATTCTAAACACACAGCACTTCCAACGCAGTTAAAGTAACTCTGACCCGTTTCATCAACGTTTCAAAACCCTTATGAATGTGTATGATATGACTGACAAGTATTGGGGGGGTAAGAGTGAGGGAGAACTGAAGACCATGTGGACCAGGGAGGGACTCACGGCTGTAGATGGACAGGTTGACGTAACAGTTCTGGGTCCCCAGGAGGTTGGTGACGGAGCAGCGGTACAGCCCAGAGTTCTGGGACGAGATGTTGACTATCTGGACAGAGCCTGATAAGTCCCCTGACATGGAGAACAACAGAAGTTACAGGACACAAACATTAGTTTGCATTTTACAACTATACTGTTTTTAGTCCTGAAATAGAATTAAACCCATCGCAATGGTGTGAATGACACACTTTTTCTAATTGCTGTGCCGTAGCTGAAACGATCGTCCACCAGACGGCTCTCTATGTGGTAGCAATTAAGCCTGGGAACGAGGTTACCCTTAGACAAGCTCCACCGCACCTGCAGCATGTTGTTAATGTCTCTTGGGCTCTAGTCATGGGTTAGTTAAAGGCTGCTCTTACCGTCCATGTTGATGGGTAGTGAGATTTTCTCTGGTTCCAATTTATCCCACCGCATCTCGGGAGTGGGCACACCCTCAGCCACCATGCAGGACAGGGCAACGCTCCCCCCCGTATCAGTGACCCCATCCCACAGGCACAGGGGCAGCGAGGGGGGTGCTGAAAGAACAACACATATCGGGTACAGATTGTCAAAGTAACTCAGAACTCAATGTACAGCAGGCTGACTCGATGTTAAATCACACACCGAGTGAGATACGGTTATCGTTGAGAATTGCATTCAGGTAGTAATACGACATGGTTATAGTGACTTGGTATGTGAACCACCTACCCAGGACGTTAAAGGCCAGTTCCCCTATACCAGGGTCTCCAGTCTCTGGGGGGTTGCTCACCATGCAGCGGTAGGTGCCAGCGTCTGAGATGCGTGTGTTGTTGAGGATGATGTCAGCACTCCAGGGGATGCCTAGGAAACCCACCCTGCCTGTCAGGGAGGGGTTCTCGATCACCTGGCCATGATCAAACACTATCACCTGAGGGACGGGGACAGACAAATCGCCATACTGAGACCTTTCTGACGTGCCAAGCAGTATGTTTCAACACCATCACCGTATCTACTAATGGGGATACAAACTAGACCTGTGTGGGGAAGTCTGGGTCAGAGAAGGGTGCCAGGGTCCAGATGATGTTGAGTCTGGACAGGGGACTCATGGTGAAGAAGGAGCAGGGCAGGGTCACCGAATCCCCCTGAACCACCTCCAGATTGGAGTGTCTCATGGTTACCCTCACTGCACCTGCACAGGGGATGGAGCATAGGGCAACACCTATCAATGGGCAAGGCAGGCACATTCCACTATTCAAATTCCTCTCACATATAAGAGGTATCCTATGGTGAATACAAGGTAATACAGCAGCATGAACGGCACACATTAGTACTTATTGGGTTTGGTGGTGTAGCAATGAAATAAGAACAAACTAATGACACAACAAATACCATTCCTTGTGTTTCTATCAAAAATGGTTTGTCCCATGCATGCTCCTGACCCTGGCCtgggcctccctccctccctcccctgctcTCATTACTGTAATAATGCGTCCTTCCACACTACTGAGGCATCCCCGGGCCCTTTGTATGTGTGTGGGAAACTAGCATGGACATTGGGAACTAATTACAGCTGACAGCTCAGGCCAAGCAGCCAAACATGGCTCATcactgagaggcagagagagaacaaTAGAGACATATTCTCTATTCAGTGAAAACCCCtattgatatttttttatatatatatacatttagatTTGTCTCAGCCATATCAAATACCTCCCATCTTCAAAGGCAGGCTATATCttctatttcagtttttttatataACCAAGAGTTCGTTCTTGTCAATTAGATACCATACGTTTTTGGGGGGAAAACACAATTATTACCATGATGTAATCATAATAAAACGTTTAAAATCCGTAGTTTCAAATGATAATGGATCATCTCCACAGCAAAATCATATGCTGCTGAGATGATAGCATACACTGCAATCTTTTTGGCAGACAGGCTACTGGTAAACAAAGAAATCCCCCTATAATGAGGTATATTATCTATATTTTACTCAACTCACCATACTCCAGAAGGGTAGACAGCAGACACACAGCCTGGAGCAGCCACCCTCCAGCGCAGCCCATATCTAAGAAGAAGAAATGTTGCCTACTCTCTGTCCATCACATAACAGCAGTGTCAGTAGCCCACCCTTCTGCTCATTTCAAATGCGGAGGCATTGACTGGGCAAACATAATTAATCTATTgagcgaaccccccccccccccccccccccccctcgctcgctctctttctctcacacacacacatacacaacagaAATGTGTCTAAACACATATTTACAACCACAATTCCTTAGGCTACCATTTTCAGTCGAGAGAAGTAGtacatatgccatttagcagatactTTTATCAAAAGCAACTTCGTCATgggcatacattttacatttgggtGGCCCTGGGAATTGAAGCCACAAGCCTAGCAATGCTAACATCATGCTCTTCCAACCGAGTCACACAGAACCGCAAGGACGTAGAAGACCAAATACATgttttgccttcagaaagtattcacacccgttgactttttccacattttgtgtgttacagcctgaatttaacaaTGATCAAATTGCGATTTATTTTGTCTCttgactacacacaatacccaccaATGTCAGAggaattccatttttttttaatgacaaattaattaaaaagaaATGTTTTGACTGAGTAAAATGTTACTTAGAAAGCTTTGAGCTTTGTAAACAAAAATGGAGTAATGAAGTGATCTATGGGACTTTAATGAGGACCAGCACATTTTGAGACAGGATGCAGtgatcctgtttgcaacaaggcactaaagtagtacaacgtgttatgtttggagcaaatccaatacaacacattactgagtaccactttccATAGTTTCAAGCAttatggtggctgcatcatgtaatAGGTATgcttgttaaggactggggagtttttcaggataaaaaataaacagaatggagctaagcacaggcaaaatcctagaggaaaaccttgttcagtctgccTTCCACCAGaaactgggagattaattcaactTTCAGCAGGTCAAATCTATACCGGAGtcgcttaccaagacgacagcgagttacaattttgactttAATCCGCTTGAAAATCGATGGCAATACTTGAAAATGGTTGGTATCAATGATCAaacaccaatttgacagagctcgaAGAATAATGGGCAAGACAGAAAAACGTacagctgtaatagctgccaaaggtgattttaacatgtattgactcagaggtgtgaaCAGTTATGTACATGAGATGTTcaatcaaaaaatatataaaacatggtttcactttgtcattatggggtatcgtgtatGGGGTATgggtgagatttttttttaaacattttgaagtcaggctgtaacacaacgaaatgtggaataagtcaaggggtgtgaatactttctgaaggcactgtaacataAGCAGATAAGAGGGGCAGAGGACATCAATTGAAATTTGGTGCAAATTGGAAAAAGTCCAATGCTTTCACCATTGACTGGATATGGAGACGTTCGCGGATATTTTCAATTTTACTGTAGAATGCTCTTGTCGAGTGGTACAAATGATGTGATAGCTAAAAATCAATTAAATAGTGTGTCCCTTGTGACATAACGAGTTCTTTAACAACAGGCGGTGTTCCGTGTGTTCTATTTCTCAGAATACTTGTTCCAAACGGGAGAATGGGATCATACGAAGTGGCCTCTGTTTTGTGAATATAATTTAGTAAAATAATGTGGGGCGCACATCGAAATTCGGTCATGTTAAATGGTTGTATAAATTCGCCAGTTAACCAGAAGTGGAATCAATGCGCAGGGCCTCAAAATGTAAAGCCTAACACATCGCATTTTGTGACTTTGAAGACCCGCAGCTTTGTTGATTGGAGCTGTCTGAAGGTAGGCCGATTGGGCAGTTGGAGCGCAGTGCCCACCACCAACTGTCGTCTTCGTTTAACTAATTGGCATAAATGGCAGGTCCACATTAATGTAATGAATAACCACCCCAATGGTGTACAGTAATATAAAACATGGTCTTGCTATCAATTGTCTGATACAGTGACTTAGAGAAATAGAGGAACACATAGAGAAAATGTAACCAGGCAACTGGATTAATAATACATCTACTTTAATGCATGGGAAACTATGGGATTGATTCAATCCGTATTACTGTAGATCCGTAatttctgattgagccgacaGGTGGAGCGTGtaccatgaatgcagtctctgcGACTGCGGGACCGGACCATTGCCTTTAATTGTCAATCGCGCTAAAAAGCGGATATTCAGTGCTACGGAACGAATAGAGACCATACTTTCTTCTAAGGTTTCAGAGCtctcatgttgttgttttttttcagCCTGTCTACATACCTTTGAAGTGCATTACAGTTGAAATTGTCCCCACACCCTTGGACAGTAAATGGTGAGAAGGTGTCCCATGATCACCATGATTACATGTATGAATCACAATTGATGTGTCTTCTGCAACTTATTTAGGTGAGCCTCACTTGTGTAAGCTGTGGGCTATTTAGGTGGGACTCAGCCAACAACACTGCAATGTATTTAATTCCCATCATCTCTAGTGAGGAAGGAGTAAGGAGCGGCAATGAAAAGGGGCACAAAGAGTCAGCGGCCTCGGTGACATGTGAGAATGAGGAGGACATGGATGAAGGGTTTACAGGGACTCTGCTGCCTGCGAGAGATGCTCCTTCCTGGATGTGGGAGGGCTTCTCCATAGACGACTACAACCCAAAACCCCAACCCCAAGGTCCCCAACAAAAGATCATCACACCCAAACTGAAGGAAGATAAGAGAGGCCTACCCAAAGTGACCGTGCCGCAGCCTTTCAAGATGACCCTGCGTGAGGAGAGCGAGGGGCAGAAGCAGAGGCAGCTTAGGAAGGCCTGGGTGGAGACTGCCAACAAGCCAACAGCCACGCTGCCTCGATTCAAGGCGAACCCTGTTCCCAAGAGCAACCAGTTGCCCTTGTATGATAAGATCGTAGAGGAGTGTGAGAGGCAGAGAAAGGTTCTCTATGAGAAACGGAGTGATCTCATGCTGGCCATGCAACAGCCCTTTAACTTGGGGTCAAAGGTTGCACATGGTTCTGCCAAGAGGATGGCTGTAGCTGAGGGTGATGGAGAGGGAACAGCAGCCAAGGAGGAAGACGAGGGACCAAAGCCTGAGACTTCAGTTCCTGTCCGCTCCTATACGGACATACTGAAAAGATGTGCCCAGCTGGCTACTCGTCGTCCTCCTCCAACGAGAGTGGAGAAGAAGCTCACTTTCCAACCCAGAATCAACCGGACTATACCCGACTTTGGGAGGTTGCACCACAGGTTTGAGGACCGTCTCAGGAGCGTCAGACAGGGAATGCATTCCACCGTGCCACAGCCTTTTAGTTTCCAGGTGAACGCTGGAGGGGATCAGACTGTCAGTACGTCTAAGGAAACTCAGAAGCATGGCAAGAAGGACCCATGCCCCGTGGTGAAGTGGGAGCTAGCTAGGATTCTGGCCAGCTCACAAAGACTTACCAAGTCTGCACTGCTACGAGAGGAGGCTGCGAAGTATGTGCAGAGTATACTGAATTTCAATTCTTAACTTGATGAAAATGTTAGTTTTTTTTAACTGTGGTAGGTTTCTATTTAGACTAATGAATACATCTTCTGCTGTTTACAGGAAGAGACTAGTAATGAGAGAGAAGAGACTGAGAGCAGAGCAGCAGAAGTCAGAAGCTAGCTGTAGTCTTCAGAAAGAAGTGGCCAAGTGGCTCAACGCCCAGAAACAGCGCAGTACTGCCAGGGCACAGCGGCAACAACAGAACTACAGGTATACCTCTTAAGACCATGGAGGGGAGCTCACAGAATATTACTACACTGAACAATACTCAACCCTCCCTTTGTGTAACTTAGGAAGGAGATGAAGGTGCGTAGTGCCGAGTATCAATCTGAGCTGGCAGACATGATGGAGAGAGTGAACAGTAGACCACTGCTGCTCCAGCGCCACTGGCAGGTCAGAGTTCAGCATAATTCGGGTGCCTACACCCATAGCAGCGGGAAGTAGTCCCCTGAAAAATCATAATaatgaaatatatataaataaaaaataacatctTCACAAAAGTAGTCTACTAAAAGTAgcttactagtcctgtattagctgaCCGATATAGCCGTCTGTAGCGCAGGCAAGCATCCCCCCAAACTACTTCTCGCGGCTATGCCTACAACTCCACATTGTTAGTGCCTGATCTCAGGAAGTGGGGATAACATCATAGGGTATATTGTGTTGTGTCCTGTCCAAAGACCCTGAGAGAGGCAGACAAGCGTTTCTCCCTGATCCTGGAGCGGGCTGGGCTGGACGAGGCTCTGCTGTGGAGCAAGGCTATGCTCCAGGAACAGGGCCAGCGTTTACAGCTGGAGGCCACAGAGGAAGCCTAGGAGGGCACTGATACTGATCTGCATGAGGAGCTTGCAGACTCTTCTGAGGGATGGACCCTGACAAAGACATGTTTTTACTAGTGTATTAAATTACAAGTGTTCAATCACATTCAAATTGTATGTTGCATCTCTCTACCATCTTATATCAGTGCATTCTTTGAGAAGTCACACTGTTGATATGCaactgcgatatgcaactgttcagggaagtcaggaaccaatacacgcagtcagtcaggaaagcaaaggctagctttttcaaacagaaatttgcatcctgtagctctaactccaaaaagttttgggacactgtcaagtccatggagaacaagagcacctcctcccagctgcccactgcactgaggctaggtaacacggtcaccaccgataaatccatgataatcgaaaatttcaataagcatttctctacggttggccatgctttcctcctggctaccccaaccccggccaacagctccgcaccccccgcagctacttgcccgagcctccccagcttctccttcacccaaatcctgatagcagatgttctgaaagagctgcaaaacctggacccgtacaaatcagctgggctagacaatctggaccctctctttctaaaactatctgcctccattgttgcaacccctattaccagtctgttcaacctctcttttgtatcatctgagatccctaaagattggaaagctgccgcggtcatccccctcttgaaaggaggtgacactctagacccaaactgttatagacctatatccatcctgccctgcctttctagttaataaacagatcactgaccatttcgaatcccaccgtaccttctccgctgtgcaatccggtttctgagctggtcatgggtgcacctcagccacgctcaaggtactaaacgatatcataaccgccatcgataaaagacagtactgtgcagccgtcttcatcgacctggccaagggtTTGGACTCTGTCAATCAACATAtacttatcggcagactcaatagccttggtttctcaaatgactgcctcgcctggttcaccaactacttcgcagacagagttcagtgtgtcaaatcggagggcctgttgtccggacctctggcagtctctatgggggtaccacagggttcaattctcaggccgactcttttctctgtatatatcaacgatgtcgctcttgctgcgggtgtttccctgatccacctctacgcaggcgacaccattctgtatacatctggcccttctttggacactgtgttaactaacctccaaacaagcttcaatgccatacagcactccttccgtggcctccaactgctcttaaacgctagtaaaaaccaaatgcatgcattttcaaccgttcgctgcccggaACCCGcgcgcccgactagcatcactactctggacggttctgacatagaatatgtggacaacagcaaatacctaggtgtctggctagactgtaaactctccttccagactcatatcaaacatctccaatccaaaatcaaatctagaatcggctttctatttcgcaacaaagcctccttcactcatgctgccaaacttaccctagtaaaacagACTATCcttccgatcctcgacttcggcgatgtcatctacaaaatagcttccaatactctactcagcaaactggatgcagtctatcacagtgccatcctttTTGTTACCAAgtctataccacccaccactgcgaactgtatgctctagtcggctggccctcgctacatattcctcgccagacccactggctccaggtcatctataagtctatgctaggtaaagctccgccttatctcaactcactggtcacaataacaacacccacccgtagcatgcgctccagcaggtatatcttattgatcattcccaaagccaacacctcctttgtccgcttttccttccagttctctgctgccagtgactggaacgaattgcaaaaatcgctgaagctggagacatatttccctcactaactttacacatcagctatctgagcagctaaccgatcgcagcagctgtacatagtccatctgtaaatagcccacccaatctacctacctcatcgccatattgcttgttttttttacttttctgctcttttgcgccagtatcactacttgcacatcatcatctgctcatctatcactccagtgttaatctgctaaattgtaattacttcgctactatgacctatttattgctttacctcctcacgccatttacacacactgtatatactttctttttttttctattgtgttattgacggtacgcttgtttattccatgtgtaactctgtgttgttgtttgtgttgcactgctgtgctttatcttggccaggtcgcagttgtaaatgataacttgttctcaactagcttacctggtaaaataaaggtgacatatatttttttttttataaataaattcactgtcctctcctctgtaagGACAAGAATGTAATGGCTTCTAGGACAAGAGCTAATGGGGTTTGATAATAGCTACTATAATTGTACCCCCAGCTGCTTGCCTTAGCTAACAGACatggtagagagatagaggtagaagCTTCTTTGTTTTTCTGGAAaagtttttcatttatttttcaaacCATCAAAATGTCAGGGAGACAGGTACCAGACTTTTCCCCCAAAAGattatttccatgaaagctgaaTTATTGTTTATAAAATGCAGTTAAATGAAGATAAAATGCAATAAGATAGTAAATAGTAGTAAAAAAATCGTAACAAATCAAAATGCAGTATAAAAACTATATAAAAACTGTAATAAAAAGAAATACAATGGTAAAATACTTAATCTTAAATAACTCCAAAATAGAACAAGGTATCTATCAAAAAATGTTACACCAGTGAATGGGACACCACAGACAGTATCCCACATTGCATAGTTAGATTGACTTCCACATGTTGTAGGTCAGTGTGCctgtaacggctctcgttggtgttagaatgaatggaccaaggtgcagcgtggtaggcgtacatcgtaactttattgatgacaccaaacaaaataacaaagtataaaaacgaaagcgcacagttctgtaagGCTaagaaactaaacagaaaacaagatcccacaaaacccaagaggaaaatgacaacttgtatatgatccccaatcagagacaacgatagacagctgcctctgattgggcaccatactcggccaaaaacaaagaaatagaaaacagactttcccacccgagtcacaccctgacctaaccgaacatagagaataataaggatctctaaggtcagggcgtgacagtacacccACCCCCCCAAGGGTGCGGTCTCCGGCAGCAaatctgaacctataggggagggtctgggtgggcatctactcTCGGAggaggctccggtgcgggacgcagaccccacACCTCCCCCCACttcggtggcgcctctggtgcagGGATCGTTGCCGGgacctccggaccgtagatcgtcgtcaGGGACTCCAGGCTAAGAATCCCCCCTgtaagctccggactggagaccctcGCTGAAGGCTCCGGACCGGGAACCGTCGCTGCCGGCTCCGGACCGGGAACCGTCGCTGCCGGCTCCGGACCGGGAACCGTCGCTGCCGGCtccggaccgtcgctggagactccggactggggaccgtcgctgctggttccggactggagaccgtcgctgctggttccggactggagaccgtcgctggaggctccggactggggaccgtcgcttgaggctccggactggggaccgtcgctgggggctccggactggggaccgtcgctggaggctccggactgggggccgtcgctggatgctccggactgggggccgtcgctggaggctccggactgggggccgtcgctggaggctccggactgggggccgtcgctggaggctccggactgggggccgtcgctggaggctccggactgggggccgtcgctggaggctccggactgggggccgtcgctggaggctccggactggggaccgtcgctggaggctccggactg contains these protein-coding regions:
- the zgc:165604 gene encoding immunoglobulin superfamily member 11 — protein: MGCAGGWLLQAVCLLSTLLEYGAVRVTMRHSNLEVVQGDSVTLPCSFFTMSPLSRLNIIWTLAPFSDPDFPTQVIVFDHGQVIENPSLTGRVGFLGIPWSADIILNNTRISDAGTYRCMVSNPPETGDPGIGELAFNVLAPPSLPLCLWDGVTDTGGSVALSCMVAEGVPTPEMRWDKLEPEKISLPINMDGDLSGSVQIVNISSQNSGLYRCSVTNLLGTQNCYVNLSIYSPPASSPGILQGVLLTLSMALVLLSLLVLVVWLHRSGQKRKWTEGKEEECYNEIRYTPSLIKRSFV